In the candidate division WOR-3 bacterium genome, ATAACCGGTATAATAATAGTATGAATTTCTTCTTTGAAAAAATTGTCTCAAGGAGAGATTTTCTGAAAAAATGCGGGCTTCTGTTTCTGGGCGGATTTTTATCATCGAAACTTATAAAATTCGCGAATGCACAGGAAGGCAGACTCGGTTTGATCAAAGCGCAAAAAGCACTGTATTATAAAAAATTACCGAAGAACAA is a window encoding:
- a CDS encoding twin-arginine translocation signal domain-containing protein, with protein sequence MNFFFEKIVSRRDFLKKCGLLFLGGFLSSKLIKFANAQEGRLGLIKAQKALYYKKLPKN